GCGCTGAAGGTGCTTCTTGAACATCAGGTTCGGAATACAAAAAACACGGAAAAAAACATTCTTGAAAATATTAAAACGCTCGTTTTCCCTTATCTTGAAAAACTAAAATATTCTTCTCTCGATGAAAGCCATACTACTCTGCTCAACATCATCGAAAACAATCTTTCCGAAATCATAAAACCATTTGCGATAAAATTGACGAACAAAGCGATCAATTTTTCACCCACTGAGGTTCGAGTAGCAAAAATGGTGAAAGAAGGCAGAACGGCAAAAAATATTGCAGAAATATTGCATATTTCTGAAAATACGGTAAAAGAACACAACAGTCAAATTCGAAAGAAACTTGGACTTAAAAGAAAAAAGATCAACCTCAGAACCTACCTTCAATCCTTTTTCGAGGAACAGTAGAAGTTTCAACAGAGAAATTTATTCGGGTTCATCTCCCAAGGAGTCAGCTCTTTTGCACCTTTGCATTTACCAACTCATTTGGAAATGAGACGTTATTCGTTAAATATTACTATGAAGTATAGTTACATTCCCCACATTTTTTCCACTACATATCTTCTATAAAAAACCTCATATTAAAAACATTACGAAAATTTACTAGTTTTAATGTATTGTCAGGCTTTAAGTTGTGAAAATATTCACAGAGCCGTTCAATAATACAAATCCAAAAATACACCCGGTTGTCCACGATAATTGAGAGAATGAAACCTGTCAACAAGCAGTGTTGATCCTGGCTCTCGAATAAGGAGGAGATGTGAAAGTGAACTTTTTTGCAAAAATCTTTTTAGCGTTGTTTGCTGCATGCCTGTTTGCAGGGTTGAGTATCAATAAGGCGAACGCTGTAGAAGTGACCCTAGGAGGCGGCATGAATACGAATTTCTATGGCGCGCTTTCAGGGAATAATTATAAGATATGGAAACATCGAATCAATGGTTCGGATTTCAACACCCAGCATATTCATCCCAAAATAATGGTTGATATCTCGGAAAAACTGAGCGCGGAGATCTATACCTGCCTGTCGCATGACAACCTGGTCAGCCTGATTACGGCCTATATAGATTATGAGCTTTACAGCGCCGGTGATTTCGGTGCCACAAATTACAATGTCAAGGTCGGTAGGTTCGATGTTCCCTTTGGATACTTTAACAGCATTGCTATCAATCCGGTGGATCAGAAGTCTGTATCTCGGCCTTTAATGTGGGTCGACCACGAGCAGAAGGATATGGAACTCAATGGCGGGCCGTCCCCTATTTTTATGTCCCCCTGGACTGAAATCGGCGCCCAGTTCTACGGAACCCAATGGGTCCGCGGTCAAAAAGATCAATTGTGGTTTGGAATTTACGCAATCAACGGATTACCGCAAAAGGGTTCAAAGGACATCGAATGGATGGCTGTCCCCAGAATGATAAAAGATAACAACGGCAATAAAAGTATCGGCGGAAGAGTGGCGTATTCTTTCGGCGATCTGTGTACCGCAGGGGTCTCGTATCTTTCCGGGAAATACGATGATGACGATGAACTGAAGTATTCTATCTATGGCGGTGATATCCATGTTGCGCTCGGGAAGTCGAATCTGCGTTTCGAATACGCCGCCAATCCTGTCGATTGGGTCAAAGATTCATCGAGCGGAAAAACGGAATATACCAAAACGGGCTGGTATGCTCAGTTCGATGCACCGTTCGAACAGGTATTTAAAAAATCGAATTTCGCGAAGAAATTTGAGTTTGTAACGATGTACAGCTTTCTTGAGCAGGATAAGGATAAAGGCAACCAGACGTTTCTCGATCTGTCCCGTTTCTCCGTCGGCGTAAACTTCTCTCCGGTATCTGCTTTGAAGTTCAGGTGCGAGTATCAACTGACCATGCCCGGAGATTACAATGCCACCGCTTCGAATGTTGCAAAATATGGCTCGGAGATTAAAAACCTGAACAGAGTTCAAATGGACGTCGGGCTGGCATTCTGAGAGCTGGCACTCCGATATAAAGACACCATGTGCGGATACCGTGCCCTGAAAAATGAAGGTGCATATCCCGGGAGAATTTTCATGAAAAAGAAGGAAGTATCATTTGAAAAAAGGAGGTGCGCGCTGAAAAAGGGCACATCCATCCTGGGTGTTTCTTTGGGCGTCTTGGTCTTATTCTGTCTTTTTGCACAATGCGAGAATGCTCCGTTGAAACCAGTTTCAGTTAGTATTACGACTAAACCTGTTGATCAATTGATTCGCGAAAAGTGTTCAACTTGTCACACTATTGATAAAGTTAAAGATTACGAGGGTGACGATTGGAAAGAAGTTGTTGATAGAATGATAAAATATGGCACAAAACTGACCGAAGGAGAATCTGCCAATGTTATTGCTTATTTAAAAGAAGGAAAATCCTTTTGAACCTCTGAAAGTCTTTCAGTACAAGTTTTGATTTAACGACCAAGAAGTTGAAGATTACCACGTGATGCAGTAAAAAATTTTAAAAAGGAGTATCAAATGTGGAAAGGTATCATTGTTCTCAGCCTGATGTTTGCTTCTTTGCTTTTTATCATGGGCTGCGCAGGTGATCCAGGCCCGGCAGGGCCCGCCGGAGCAGAAGTTATTCCGGCAGCGTACACTAGTGCTAAACCTTATCTCGGCGGTGCAGCTTACAACGAATGGTGGACCACCGATTCAGGAGGATCAGGCGCTCTGACCATAACGGTAAGTTCGGACTTCGCACGGTGTAAAGCCTGCCATGCATGGGACGGACTGGGGAATGCCGCTTCCTATGCCAATCGCAAGGGTCAAAGCACGGGGACATCTACTCGTCCTGATGTTTCTTCAATCAATCTTCGCAGTACTATAGCATCAACATCACTTTCTCAATTATATACACTTATTGAGCATTCATGGGGCAGACCAATGAACGCTGCTTCAAATGAAATGCCCAATTACAAATCAAATTTGTCTGTAGAACAGATATGGAACCTCGTCAAATTCATGAAAGAAGAATGGGTAGATCCAACAGAGTTATATGACCTGGTTGTAACCGGACCGCCGGTAAGTTCAGTTGGTGTACCAACTTTGACCTATTCAAACATTGGAAAGGGTGGAGACGCAACCAAAGGTAAGACCTTTCTATCCAACAACTGCAATAGTTGTCATGGCTCGGATGGGAAAAAAATTGAGGTCGACGGCTTATCCGGACAAGGAAATTTTCTTAGATCAAAACCTAACGAGGCCTGGTTCAAAATAAAATTTGGAGAGCCGGGCACCGGTATGAATCCAGGTCAGTTGGTAACAAGCACATCAGATCTCAAAGATATATACAAAGCTCTGACGGATAAATCAAACTATCCCGACTAAAAAACAGGTGGGAGTAAAAATGAAGGCGCTTCTCCAAAAAGTTGGTAATTTTTGCAGTGCAAAATGAGATAACTTTTTGTGAGGCAGCCCCCTAAATCCCCCGATGGGGGACTTTGCACCGTAAGGGATAATAAAGTTATGTTACGTAAATAATCTGAACCAAGCCTCAACCTGTCAAGCCTCAGCCGAAGGCTGACTTGCTTGGGCTTGACAGCCGCTATAAATATATTTCGATTCAGGGATGGTTTGAGATTATTTGCTCAACCATCCCTTATAAGTAAATTTCTTTACCAACTTTTTTGGAGAAGAACCAAAATGAAAAAGACAGTATTTATTTTCATGGTTTTCAGTTTTTTACTCATGGTTTCCCTGAATAGAGGAGGGATTGTCAAGAGCTGGTCGCAAGAGCATAAGGAAATGATTATGCTAAATGGCAAAGAGATAGACCCATCTAAAATACCGGATGAAAAACCCGAGGGGATGAGTGAAGAGGAATGGTGGAAATTAAAAGCGAAGAAACCGCTGCCTTTCGATAAAGGTCCATCAACTATTGATGTTTCAAAATATCCCAAGAATATGCAGGACATTTATACTAACACGTATGTGCCAAAGTGTTCCAAATGTCATACAATTGCGAGAGCGATCAACGCTCCTTATGCATTGCCCGATGAGTGGATGAATTATATCAAGAAGATGATGAAAAAACCCGGATCCGGGCTTAATCCGGCAGCGGCAAAAGATATTTACCAGTATTGCGTATATGATTCGCAAGTACGGAAAAAAGATCTTCTTGAAAAAAAATTAAAAGAAAAGGAACAGGGAGTAAAGCAATAATTTACTATTAGACTGTGTCTAACAGGTAGGGGGAAGAATGTTTTTCATGAAGAAACTCTTGTTGATTATTCTCTTTTGTTTATATAGTGGATTCTCTGCTCAGGATTGCCTTGCTGTATCAAAAGGAGAAAAATCGCCGGTCTTCAAGCTCTCTGATTCTGAAGGAAATGTGATCGACCTTAACAATATGGCCGGAAAGCCGGTTTTGATTGCATTTGTGGATACAAGTGCAATATCTATGAAAAAACTCTCAAGTCTCGCTGAAATTTTCGATTACTACAAGTATACCGAGTTAGAGATAATTCCTATCCTTGTGGGAGAAAGTCAGGAGAGCGCTTCAAAATATCAGACCGATCAATGGCTGACCTATACTCTTTATGGCGACTCTGAAAGGAAAGTCGCTCAACTTTATGATATTAAAGAATTTCCTCAGGTTGTTATTCTCGGGAATGACCATATTATCAGATATATTGAAGGATACGGCACCGATGAGGAATTACGCGCGCAACTTTTGAAGTATATGAATGAAAAGGTCTTTGTCATCACCGCACGGCAGTTCGAATATGAACCAAATATTATCAAGGTAAACAAAGGCGATACGGTTGTATTAAAACTACTTTCCGAAGATGTTGAGCACGGTATTTATCTGGATGGATATGAATTACGTATCAAACAGTATCTTGATAGAGACGGAAACATTGTCGAGCCGGAAAAGGCTGATAAAAATGTGAAACCCGGAGAACTCGGTCTTCTTAGATTTGTAGCCGATAAATCGGGAAGATTTTCCATGAGGTGCTCTGCAACCTGCGCCAGTTTTCATCCTTATATGTATGGATGGCTCAGGGTAGATCCAAACACACGGTTCTCTGCTTCCGTTTTGCTCGCCTTTTTACTTGGCGGTTTTTTCCTCTATTTTTTCTCGAAAGAAAAAAACCGGAATCGGATTTTAGGGTTGATACCGATAGATTGGCGATTTGAAATAACCCGTTATCCTCTCATAAGGGGGCTGATAAAAAACCGCTGGCCTCGGTACCTCGCAATAATGTTTTCGACGGTGTTCTTTACCGTTATTCTCGTTTCATGTTATGTCGGAGGCGTTTCAGCGGGGAATTTCAACTTTGGGATCATGTATGTCTGGATTGTGTGGTTTGTGTTACTCATCATGATATGGGTGCCTTTCTTTTCAAGAATTTTCTGCGGTTTCTGTCCACTACCTTTTTTCGGGTTATGGTTACAGCGGCACTCAGTCATGTCGGTCATGAAAAAATCGTTTGGATTAAACAAGAAATTCCCGAAAAGTTTGAGCAACATGTGGATGGTGAATTTTTTGTTTATGGGCATTACTTTTTTTAATGGATTTCTCACCACAATTCCGATCGCTTCTTTTTATATGCTGATCGGAATCATTATCGCTGCGACCGCTATCACGTTTGTATTTGAAAAAAGAACCTGGTGCCGTTTTGTTTGCCCTGTCGGCGGTTTCCAGGGACTTTATTCAAATGCTGCCACGTTAGAAATCCGTTCCAAAGATCCTGAAGTATGCAACAGGGTAAAGGATGGCAAGGAATATCCTTTTGACGAAGGGATTGCTGCCTGCCGTCTTGCATGTCCGGCAGGGGTCGACTCCAGTACCTATATTGCCCTTATCGAAAAAGGCAAGTATGAACGCGCGCTTGAGGTTATCCGTGAAGCGATGCCTTTCCCGGGAGTATGCGGTCGTGTGTGCAATGCGCCGTGCGAAGTTGTTTGTTCACGCGGTAAACTGGACGCTCCTATTTCCATCAGGGCGCTGAAAAGGTTCGTGTCCGACTATGTCGGATATGGAAACGGCGATAAACATGAATTTGTTCCCACGCACAAGGAAAAGATAGCGATTATCGGTTCCGGACCCGCCGGTTTAAGCGGCGCCTACTATCTCGCAAAGGATGGATATGCCGTTACTGTTTATGAATCTTTGCCTGTCATCGGTGGGATGTTTAAAGTGGGTCTGCCGGATTTCCATTTACCAAAAGACATTGTTGACAAAGAGATCGAGTTCATAAAAAATTCGGGTGTTACCTATGTACCCGATACAACTATCGGTAAAGACATTTCATTCGAGTCTCTTCAAAAGGAATACCAGTCCGTTTTCATCGCAGTAGGCGCCTCGAAAAGCCGTCTTTTGAAATTGGAAGGTGAGGATCTTCAGGGTGTAGCCACAGCCATTGATCTTTTGAGGAAGGTAAATTCAGGAGAAAAAGTAGAGGTTGGGAAAAAGGTCGTTGTGCTTGGCGGAGGTAAAACGGCAATTGATGTGGCACGTGTCGCTATCAGACTGGGCTGCGAAGATGTTACCTGCCTTGAAATACGGTCTGAAGAAGAAATGGGCTCACTGGAAAAACAGGCTGTTGAAGAAGGAGTAAAAATAAAGCATCTGACGACGGCACTGAAAATAGTGGGCAGCGGGGGCAAAGCCACATCCCTGCTCTGTGCCGATGTAAGGCTTGGAGAAATCAACCAGGATACAGGCTTGCACCAGCATATAACCATAAGAGGCTCTGAGCATCTTATCTCGGCTGATACTATTATCGTTGCAGTCGGTCAGTATTCCGATATTGACTTTCTGCCCAAGGACATAAGTATAAGCAAAGTCGGCACGATAATCGTCGACCCCCTTACCATGGCAACGAATATTCCCGGTGTGTTTGCCGGTGGAGACGTTGTAACCGGGCCAAGTGTGTTTGTCGATTCTGTAAAGGCGGGAAGGAAAGCTGCTGTCTCGATCGCCAGGCATCTGAGGGGAGAAAGACTCGAGCCCGTTTTATTGTATCCCACAATGAAGCAGGTGGCAGACTTGCCTCTCCATTCGGTCTCTCATAAAGATAGAGTCGAACCCACGTGTATTCCACTCGAAGAGCGTCACGGCAACTTCAGAGAGGTTGAAAATGTCTTTACTGAAAGAATGGCTCGCGAAGAATCATCCCGCTGCCTTGGCTGCGGTTCCTGTGGAATGTGCTATCGAGGCAATGAAAAGGGTTATGGCTGTCCCTGGATGGAATTGCCATTCAGAAACAGGCGAAATACCTACTGCGGTTTGTGTCTCGAATGCTTTAAAACCTGCCCCGAAGATAACATGGCAGTAAACATAAGGCCGCCGGCTACTGATTTACTGGTCGATGAAAAAAGAGGTTTTGATGAGGCCTGGAAAAGCTTCATCATGCTTGGGGCCGCTGTGGTATTCTATGTGTTTATGATGGGACCCTGGGGATTTTTGAAGGATTGGCAGCGTGCAGCTACGACGTTTTCAATCTTTAAATATATAGCCACAAGCGCCATATCGTGTCTTATCGTTCTGCCAAGTATCTTCGGCATTTTTGTCCTTGCATCCAACTGGCTGAAAAAGGATGACCGCATATCGTTTAAAAAATTATTTATCAACCATTCCTATACTCTGGCGCCATTGGGTCTCTTAACCTGGATTGCTTTTTGTTTCGGTTTTCTCCTGCCCAGCGGCTCCTATTTAATCCATGTCACCTCCGATCCTTTTGCATGGGGATGGAATCTCTTCGGTACGGCCGGTTTTCCCTGGACGCCATTTCTGACATACTATATGCCGTTTTTGCAAATCGGCGCATTACTTTTCGGTTTAATCTTTTCTATCGACATTGGGATTAAGATTTCTCGTCAGACGTTTGCTGATGAGAGAGAGGCAATCATTACATTCATACCGATCTTAGCTTTCCTGGTCTGTTGGACTGTTACCATGCTCTGGTTGTTTTTATGGTAATGAACTCTCCCGGACCCAAGTGTCATTGTATCAAGTTTACTGTCCCATGCTAAGGAGTAACTCATGAAAAAATACGAGGAATTTATTGCAGTATGTCTTGTGTTACTTTGTGTTTTTGGAACCATTGCAGCCATTTTTACTTACGAATCTGCAAGGGCAAAAAATCGGAATGCCATCGATCTTGAAGCTCGTCCGATTGCAACATGGAGTAAAAAGGAAATAAGAGTTAAAAAGGGGGAATTGGTAAGAATCAGAGTAATTAACAGAGATTGTGTAACCCATGGTTTTGCCATACCTGAACTGGATGTCGCCGAGCGCATAATCAGTGCCGGCCATACTGAAACTGTAGAATTAACTCCTAAATTTGCAGGAGAATATACATACATGTGCGTTGTGCAATGCGACCGTGAACAGCATGAGTTTATGAGAGGAAAATTGATTGTGGAAAAGTAGACCAAACTTACTGTTTGGGCAAGGGATAAACATTAATAACAACAGGAGTTAAAATGAAAAAATGCTCTTTTCTGTTACTCTTGATTTGGGCCGGTTGCGGACAGAACAATAATGTAACCCCCAAACCCATAAACACGGTTGTGAGTTATGGAAATGACAAGGACATGAGTATCGCATCATCATGGGTAAATAAGCCGGGTGATATAAAACTGTCCTTCTTCAAAAATAACACATACTCGTATCTCTATAATGATGGTGATTATCAGTTCTCGGAAAAAGGCTCCTATTCTATTGCAGGAAATTCAATTCATGCAAAAGATTCCGATGGTTACTCCTATAGAGAAACTTTCTTGATTAACAACAATACATTATCTCTTTCAGATGAGTATGGCTATTCTCAAATATTTACAAGAAAATAGGTTTAAGATGACTATTTCCGATGTTGTTAACGTAACCGGGCATTGCCGGATGTATCTGAAAATAATTTTGGATGCCGCATAATTCATAACAAAACAAAAAATTTTAAAGGAGGGGGTATGCAAAAAGTTTCAGCAATTTTCACCGGGGTTCTGGCGATTGTGATGGTGGCAGGAGTCGCCATGTTTGTTGGATGTCAAAGAGACCAGGGGGCGATTGGACTTACAGGGCCGGCAGGCTCCGATGGGGTAGCCAAGTGCGGAACGTGTCATAATGTATCCACTGAAGTTCTGGCAAAGCAGATACAATGGAGCGCCTCGGTTCATGCCACCGGCGGGCATTTCAGAAGTAACTCTACAGCCTGTGCATCGTGCCACACTAACGAAGGCTTCAGAGCAACAATGGACTCGGGAAACATGGTAGCTGCACCGGCGCTCATTGATAATCCCACTCCTCCGAATTGCCGTACCTGCCATAACATTCATCAAAAATACGACCTCACAGATTTCGTCAATTCTACTACAAAGCCGGTGAAGTTGATGGTAAGTTCAACCGGCGCAACAACAAATTTTGACAAAGGCAATTTATGCGCGAATTGTCATCAGCCGAGATTGTCGAAGGTGACCCCTTATCCAACACTTAATGGCGACGACCTAACTATTGTAGCAAACTGGGGTGCTCAGATGGCCTCTCAGGCTGTCATTCTTCGAGGAGTTGGATCCGGAGCTTTTGAAATTCCCGGCTCGGTTGCCTACATAAATTCTTCGCATAGCACCCTGGTTCCGAATCGCTGTATAACATGCCATATGGCGCCAGTCAGGGGAGATACAGCCGGTGGTCATACCTGGAAAATGACATATTTATCTTCTGATGGTATTACAGAGAATAACTATGTAGCAGGATGTGTGGCATGTCATACGGGTTTAACTAGCGGTGTGGGAAAATTTGATGTCAATAAAGTTCAGACAGATGTCGAAGGTTTGATTGCACAGTTGAAAGCTCTCCTGGTTACCGCCAAAATGTTGGACACAACAACCGATCGCGGTCTTGCCGGAACTTTTCCTTCGAACAAGGTCGGCATTTTGATGAATTACAAACTGATTGAAGCAGAAGGAAGCCACGGAGTTCACAATCCGTTATTTGTAAAGGCTCTCTTGAAAAATTCCATAGATTACATGAAGAAGTAACTTGTTGTGGAATAATAATAGGGGATCTGTTGTGAGCCGGTTGTAATATGCAAAAAAAGGGCCGGCTGATCCGGCCCTTTTTTAACCTGAATTATACATAAAGTTACGTAAGTATTATCTCAACTTATTTTTGAACAAGTACTTATGCCTACTCTTGGAAGGTAGCCCCCTAAATCCCCCGGAGGGGGACTTAACATGGTAAATAAAATCACTTGTAAGTGTAACATAATAAAAAACCTGTTACTATTTGTCTTTCAATCTTTTAAGTCCCCCTTTGGGGGATTTAGGGGGCTGTAGTTTTGAGGCTTACAGAAATAAAATCCTTTTTTATGAATAATCCAGATTAAATAAGATCACAGGTAAAACATGTAACTTCTTTCAATGCAACACTGACGGTTTCCCGATCAGCTTCGAAGCA
Above is a genomic segment from Candidatus Latescibacter sp. containing:
- a CDS encoding c-type cytochrome; translation: MWKGIIVLSLMFASLLFIMGCAGDPGPAGPAGAEVIPAAYTSAKPYLGGAAYNEWWTTDSGGSGALTITVSSDFARCKACHAWDGLGNAASYANRKGQSTGTSTRPDVSSINLRSTIASTSLSQLYTLIEHSWGRPMNAASNEMPNYKSNLSVEQIWNLVKFMKEEWVDPTELYDLVVTGPPVSSVGVPTLTYSNIGKGGDATKGKTFLSNNCNSCHGSDGKKIEVDGLSGQGNFLRSKPNEAWFKIKFGEPGTGMNPGQLVTSTSDLKDIYKALTDKSNYPD
- a CDS encoding FAD-dependent oxidoreductase; its protein translation is MKKLLLIILFCLYSGFSAQDCLAVSKGEKSPVFKLSDSEGNVIDLNNMAGKPVLIAFVDTSAISMKKLSSLAEIFDYYKYTELEIIPILVGESQESASKYQTDQWLTYTLYGDSERKVAQLYDIKEFPQVVILGNDHIIRYIEGYGTDEELRAQLLKYMNEKVFVITARQFEYEPNIIKVNKGDTVVLKLLSEDVEHGIYLDGYELRIKQYLDRDGNIVEPEKADKNVKPGELGLLRFVADKSGRFSMRCSATCASFHPYMYGWLRVDPNTRFSASVLLAFLLGGFFLYFFSKEKNRNRILGLIPIDWRFEITRYPLIRGLIKNRWPRYLAIMFSTVFFTVILVSCYVGGVSAGNFNFGIMYVWIVWFVLLIMIWVPFFSRIFCGFCPLPFFGLWLQRHSVMSVMKKSFGLNKKFPKSLSNMWMVNFLFMGITFFNGFLTTIPIASFYMLIGIIIAATAITFVFEKRTWCRFVCPVGGFQGLYSNAATLEIRSKDPEVCNRVKDGKEYPFDEGIAACRLACPAGVDSSTYIALIEKGKYERALEVIREAMPFPGVCGRVCNAPCEVVCSRGKLDAPISIRALKRFVSDYVGYGNGDKHEFVPTHKEKIAIIGSGPAGLSGAYYLAKDGYAVTVYESLPVIGGMFKVGLPDFHLPKDIVDKEIEFIKNSGVTYVPDTTIGKDISFESLQKEYQSVFIAVGASKSRLLKLEGEDLQGVATAIDLLRKVNSGEKVEVGKKVVVLGGGKTAIDVARVAIRLGCEDVTCLEIRSEEEMGSLEKQAVEEGVKIKHLTTALKIVGSGGKATSLLCADVRLGEINQDTGLHQHITIRGSEHLISADTIIVAVGQYSDIDFLPKDISISKVGTIIVDPLTMATNIPGVFAGGDVVTGPSVFVDSVKAGRKAAVSIARHLRGERLEPVLLYPTMKQVADLPLHSVSHKDRVEPTCIPLEERHGNFREVENVFTERMAREESSRCLGCGSCGMCYRGNEKGYGCPWMELPFRNRRNTYCGLCLECFKTCPEDNMAVNIRPPATDLLVDEKRGFDEAWKSFIMLGAAVVFYVFMMGPWGFLKDWQRAATTFSIFKYIATSAISCLIVLPSIFGIFVLASNWLKKDDRISFKKLFINHSYTLAPLGLLTWIAFCFGFLLPSGSYLIHVTSDPFAWGWNLFGTAGFPWTPFLTYYMPFLQIGALLFGLIFSIDIGIKISRQTFADEREAIITFIPILAFLVCWTVTMLWLFLW
- a CDS encoding cupredoxin domain-containing protein; amino-acid sequence: MKKYEEFIAVCLVLLCVFGTIAAIFTYESARAKNRNAIDLEARPIATWSKKEIRVKKGELVRIRVINRDCVTHGFAIPELDVAERIISAGHTETVELTPKFAGEYTYMCVVQCDREQHEFMRGKLIVEK
- a CDS encoding lipocalin family protein, whose product is MKKCSFLLLLIWAGCGQNNNVTPKPINTVVSYGNDKDMSIASSWVNKPGDIKLSFFKNNTYSYLYNDGDYQFSEKGSYSIAGNSIHAKDSDGYSYRETFLINNNTLSLSDEYGYSQIFTRK